The following coding sequences lie in one Carassius carassius chromosome 1, fCarCar2.1, whole genome shotgun sequence genomic window:
- the LOC132101182 gene encoding zinc finger BED domain-containing protein 4-like: MLNRLVEQRWPVTAVLSDPSITKKGNRTLDLTGDQWKLAQETSELLGPLLTLTELLSQEANLSLSATVPMLFNLKKRHLSPEEDDSPAIREMKNTLVKEIDSRWELLNLEPTSIYLLSSALDVRFKHLKFLEDEKKDLVYIEVVRLAEHLHQQQIVRKGEELSASHGEEETDAPPPPAKKKQQEISMLMQADDEEEEERGDSAKTEMEQYLRDATKLQSGPLAWWKQNSDRYPKLAFAAKHLLCVPATSTPSERIFSKAGYIVNKTRSSLLPENVDKLIFLAHNMKRV; this comes from the exons ATGCTTAACCGACTGGTGGAGCAGCGATGGCCAGTGACAGCTGTTTTGTCAGATCCCAGCATCACTAAGAAAGGAAATCGCACCCTTGACTTGACAGGAGACCAGTGGAAACTGGCACAAGAGACATCAGAATTACTTGGGCCCCTGCTCACACTCACAGAACTACTATCACAGGAGGCAAACTTGTCGTTGTCGGCAACAGTGCCAATGCTCTTTAACCTGAAGAAACGCCACCTGTCACCAGAAGAGGATGACAGCCCTGCCATCAGAGAAATGAAGAATACCCTTGTCAAGGAGATCGACAGCAGATGGGAACTGTTAAATTTGGAACCCACCAGCATCTATCTCCTTTCTTCAGCACTAGACGTGAGATTTAAGCACCTTAAATTCCTTGAGGATGAGAAGAAGGACCTGGTATACATTGAG GTTGTCAGACTAGCTGAACATCTGCATCAGCAACAGATCGTTCGCAAGGGAGAAGAGCTGTCAGCAAGCCACGGAGAAGAGGAGACGGATGCGCCACCACCACCcgccaaaaaaaaacagcaggagaTTTCAATGCTGATGCAGGCTGATGACGAAGAGGAAGAAGAACGCGGAGACAGCGCAAAGACAGAGATGGAGCAGTATTTGAGAGATGCTACTAAATTACAGTCGGGCCCACTGGCATGGTGGAAGCAAAACAGTGACCGCTACCCTAAACTGGCATTTGCAGCCAAACACCTTCTTTGCGTTCCGGCCACTTCAACTCCATCAGAGCGCATTTTCTCAAAAGCTGGCTACATCGTCAACAAGACCCGAAGTTCCCTTTTACCAGAAAATGTGGACAAACTCATCTTCCTCGCACACAACATGAAACGAGTATAG